The Penaeus monodon isolate SGIC_2016 chromosome 6, NSTDA_Pmon_1, whole genome shotgun sequence genomic sequence atatatatatatatatatatatatatatatatatatatattcatatatatacatataggtttatatatatgtataaatacatatagatataaatgaatgcatgtgtatttatatatacaaatatatatatatatatatatatatatatatatatatatatacaaatataaatatatatgtatgtatatacatatacatatatatttacatacatagacacacacacacacacacacacacacacacacacacacacacacacacacacacacacacacacacacacacacacacacacactatatatatatatatatatatatatatatatatatatatatatatatatgtatgtacatacatatatatctatatatatatttgtatatataaatacacatacattcatatatatatatgtgcatatatatagatatatataaatatatatgtatatctatgaatatgtgtgtgtgtatatatatatatatatatatatatatatatatatatatatgtaaatgtatataaatatatatatatatatatatatatatatatatatatatgaatatatatgagtatatttatgtatatgtgtacgtgtgtatatatacacatatgtatgtatatatatgtgtatgtatatattcatttatatatatatgtgtgtgtgtgtgtgtgtgtgtgagtgtgtgttgtgtgtgtgtgtgtgtgtgtgtgtgtgtgtgtgtgtgtgtgtgtgtgtgtgtgtgtgtgtgtgtgcagttgcgTTATTTTGATCCAATACATCGAGTGTCGTTTATGAATCATCTTATATCAATTGACTTAGGTATCTGTTCATCGGATTATCTGTCCTTTTACATATCCTTCCATCCATATATCTCTGTTTCTTTAATAATACTGTTTCATCTAACCCTTctctatttttcacacacacacacacacacacgcacgcacgcacgcacacacgcacacacacacacacacacacaccacacacacacacacacacacacgaaaatatatatatatatatatatatatatatatatatatataatatatatatatttctgtgtgtgtgtgtgtgtgtatgtgtgtatgtgtgtgtgtgtatcagtatgtatatgtatatctatcaatctatctatctatctatctatctatctatctctctctctctctctctctcttctctctctctctctctctctctctatatatatatatatatatatatatatatatatatatatatatatatatgttaacaaggTAATATTTAAATCCGTCGTACACCTAAGAGTAGCCAGCTTGTCGATCcaagttatatttttatacatacacacacacacgtgtgtgtgtgtgtgtgtggtgtgtgtgtgtgtgtgtgtgtgtgtgtgttgtacatacatatatatatatatatatatatatatatttatatatatatatatatacatatatatatatatatatatatatatatatatatatatatatatatatattatactatattatataatactatatatatatatatatatatactatatatatatgtgtgtgtgtgtgtgtgtgtgtgtgtgtgtgtgtgtgtgtgtgtgtgtgtgtgtataagactcTTGCTGGACTGTATTTCCTCGAACTTCCTGTAACTTCCAAGTTAtagatttacacatacatatgtgtgtatatgtatatacatacatacacacacacacacacacacacacacacacacacacacacacacacacacacacacacacacacacacacacacacacacacacacacacacacacacacacatatataatatatatatatatatatatatatatatatatatatataaaagaaatcttACTGGACTGTGTTTCCTCGAACTTCCTAGAGCTTCAGAGGCCGTGCCTCTAGTGGCCAGCTTTTATGATCcttgggaagaggaaagaggaggagaaatgaaatcCAAACCTAGATGGAAACGGATgtgctttaaaaaaaactgagTGCAAGTCCCGAGCACAGAGAATGGATACCCTTTGACTTTGTTAGCGTAGCAGCCGTGCAGGAACAGCAGTGAATGCCTTTTCCTATTTCACCAGGAGCTCGACTTTTGTTCTGATAATACAACCGAACCGAAGAATATGAGCCTGTCCCTTATCCCTCCTTCGAATTTGGTATCCAAGCTCAGTACCATGAGAGTATCCTTGGACACTTCTTGGGGGccgatataaagaaaacaaagtcgAGGAAGTAGGGGAAGACCTAGGAAGCTGTGGCTTCGGGAGATTTATCAGATCTGTCGTAAgtagctagagatgggccgagggacctgcctggcggctcgccatCAAGGACCCTCGTGaatggaagcgaaaggtggacgCGGCGATACGCCCCGTCGGTGTTAGCTCCATTGATTGATATGAAGGGAAATGCTTAGTCTGACTGCCCAAACTACGCGAAGGTTGTGATAGAGAAGATCGCAGCAAGAACGGCAGATCTAAATCGCTTCACACGTTATCTGAAGTGGCTGTTGACTAGGGACAGCAATAACAGTACCTGCATATATCAATGGTAACTTCATCAACTTGTAGACACAAGGGTATCAGAACTATAAGAGAGCTCTGCACAATGAACAAACACGGAacagaagatagaggagaggttTCGCTGACGCCCTAACAACCTCTCTCGCTTTTAATTGGCACCACTGAATGACAAAGCATAGCAGTTCGCAAATATTAGTAGATATGACTGAAACCCCGCctttagagatgatatatataacactaagAAATCATTGCCTCAGTCACACACTACCATATCTAGTCATATGAATGCCATTAAGTAAGCCATCCTATATGCTACTGTGACGCAGTATAGTTAATTTTCTAACACAGCCTGGAAGCTTTTAGAGGGATCTGTATATAGGATTTACACAGCCCCTTAtattgtgctgtgtggtgcagcggtagcgatctcgtcaagcaatcttgctgacctgcgatCAAATCCCTCGTCGTCAGtgaatggtaaccccggccattccttgcacacagggggtcatttagaagcaaaatgaagcaAACACTATGTCACACCAAtaatatccattgcaacaaatggaataaaaagaaattattattataattatatggacTGACCTGTCATTATAACATGACGGGCGATATACATTAGAGGAGTACGGTCCTGCCAGTGGTATCATCTTAACCAGCCGAATGGCATAATACATTTCTTGCCGAAGTAACTACTTCTACCGCTCATCCATCCTAATCTCTGCCCCATTTTCAAACCTTTCCACCTTCCATTTGACTTTCAGAATTCCAAGCTTATCTGGAAGAATTGTAAGTGAATGAGAGATAGCCTGGTGTATTTTTGGCGCAACGAGAAGGAAagggtttggagagagagaaaaaaggcaaatgaaTGTGGAAAACAGGTTGTATTGGAGGCAATGGGTTTCACAGTTTTGCGTCCGTTAAGTTACCCTGTGACATTTCGTTCTTCGGTgcaaatgtatttgtattttctatttattttgcaGTTATAGGGTAAAATCAAGTGTTTAATAATTAATTCTAGATCCATATTATCTGCGCTTACGATTATTCAGTCATTATCTGATtggatatttttgtattttttctttcatcccttAAAAGCTCATTCAAAATTCTATCTGctggttatataattattttctttagaacATGGATTTatttacacgaacacacacacacacacacaatatatatatatatatatatatatatatatatatatatatatattatatatatatatatatatatatatatatatgcagtgtgtgtgtgtgtgtgtgtgtgtgtgtgtgtgtgtgtgtgtgtgtgtgtgtgtgtgtgtgtgtgtgtgtgtgtgtgtgtgtgtgtgtgtgtgtgtggtgtgtgtgtgtgtgtgtgtgtgtgtgtgtgtgtgtgtgtgtatgtgtgtgtgcgtgtgtgtgtgtgtgtgtgcttagaaaATCGGACAAGAAATTATCATGACGAAAATGTTTCACACATTTGACTTCAATAAGACACGTTAACAGCCTAACATGTCAATCCGCATCACATATCAAAATAAATCCCACCTGTAAGGAGCcgatgtagtaaaaaaaaaaaaaaaaaaaggggggggggagaagggggtaaatCTTCCACTCTCCATATCAACAACATACCCTGATCTGTGTGGAATATGTGTTACATGTTGGGAAAGCATGCCAGTCCCACAACGCTGCATTCGTAGCTAGTTCCAAGGCGTCTTAAACAACAGCTTAAGAGTCCACGTTCTGAAGGCGATGCACAGCTTCTTAGCTTTTgccttttctgtttgtctgtgtccttCAGATTTTCGTTTTCTCAGCCCCTTGAGTTGTTCGAACACGGAAACGGATGTAGGTTCCTTGAATAGATTCCGGATAAAAGTTCTAAGTGTTCATCTACTTCTTTATTGTATGTGTTAAGTCTACGAAGCATCAAGTAAGTTTATGAATTGACTGTCGAGGTGGATTGGCAGCTGCGAGGCAAGTTGGTCATCAAGGGGCAGATAAGAATTAGATATTATATGGAAATTACAGGTTATATagaagaaacaatgaaaaaattgcgtgtgagtatgtatgtatgtgcgtatatatatgtatatatatatatatatatatatatatatatatatatatatatatatatatatatatacatatatattatatatatagatattatagatatatagatatatattatattatgataagtatataaagacatttattatttatatattatattatattatagatatatatattatatatcatatgatatatatatattactacgtaTATTATGATTTCAAAGTTTAATGCAAcatgttatttttctcattacttttgtcatcaccttgttctcagatttttttttttttcatatggatATGCTGTTCATATGGACTATATTTATGAGGTAGTATTGTGTATAATGTAGCTGCGGacatgtgtgtgcttgcgtatatatattcgcattcatacacacatacatacatacgtgtgtgtgtgtgtgtgtgtgtgtgtgtgtgtgtgtgtgtgtgtgtgtgtgtgtgtgtgtgtgtgtgtgtgtgtgtgggtgtgactctgtgtgtgtgtgtgtgactctgtgtgtgtgtgtgtgtgtgtgtgtggtgtgtgttgtgtgtgtgtgtgtgtgtgtggggtgtgtggtgtgtgtgtgtgtgtgtgtgtgtgtgtgtgtgtttgtgtgtgtgtgtgtgtgtgtgtgtgtgtgtgtgtgtgtgtgtgtgtgtgtggtgtgtgtgtgtgtgtgtgtgcgcgcgcgtccttgcatgcgtgcgtacgtgtgttgcatgcgtgtgcgtttgcgtgtgtgtgtgtgtgtgtgtgtgtgtgtgtaaatatgtatgtgtgtgtgtgttttgatgtgctatgagagaaagagagcaattgCATGTTTGAGTTTAAAAGGAATAGACATAAGTTAGTTTTATTTTGAACATTGGTAAAGCATGGTTACAATTCGTTTAGATTAaaagaatttttcatttttatctgaaCATGTCTGAATATTCAGTATAGGTATATTCTGCTATACTTACTTTCCTTCATCATATACACTCcggaatgtatgtttgtattgtatgtataggttaaagatttttctttgagTTACTTTCCCTATcccttatttaatttattttaaggaaatacacacacaaaaaaaatgcatgaGTGAAATGACTTTCCTTTAATcaacatttttcactttttcttttctatgtggAGCAGTAGAACAGAATGTGGCATGTTGATGGAATTGTTGGTTTGACAGTGAGAACTCAAAAGGAAAACAATTGGTGATTGAATAACCGGAATGATGCTTTGAAGGGTTGAATGAGATATCTGCTTGAAAGTGAGATATTTATGTCAGTGCTTGAACTGGAGGATCAACCAAGATATCCATTACTGAAAGGCATATTACTGCTTGACCTTGGACTGATATGTCTGCTCTTTTAAACCGAAGCAGTTGCAATTATTTGCAAAATGTGCTTCCCACTTCAAGCATTGTATTGAATGTAAAATGAATGAGCCACAGCAACAGACTGGACCATGCCAGATATGATTCAGGAACATGTATTGGGAATCCAGCCTTCGGGGGTGACCTCTTCACCTAAGCtggtttttcccttccttcctcagatGGCACTTTCTCGACGTCGCCTTCCCACTCGGATTCATTTCTCACCTCATAATTATCTCCAAGCGTGCACAACCAATGGCAGGAGCATTGGACGCAAGGCAGGCATATCCTTGCAACTGGTAACACTTCTTCACCGGCCCAGAGATGACCATTAATGCCCTTTATTAAGGCCGTGGAGAAGACCGATGGGCTTCTTCTTGAGCCTCTGGGATGACTGCGTTGTCTTTGTCTTTTGCGGCGTGGCACTCAGTCACGCTGTCGGAAATTAGCTTTTACCTTCTGAGCaagggattattatcattaaagtgcCATATATATTGACACTAAATAGCACTGCCTATTTGCTTTACTCCAGTTACTGACTGGCCTAAATAGCTTgagtttatgtattttaaattctGAAATCTTTACATATGACCACCAAATTTTTTTGTGATAGTCACAAGGCAGAGACAGCTATGTCACCTCTTGTTCCTTGATGCACCTCTCTCTCCAGTAACTGAGGCTCacgttatcataaaaaaaaaaataaaaaaaataaaacagttctTCAAGGCAAAATTGCTGACACATTCCAAATTGTTGCCATGCAGATGTGTTACATTTCTGGTCGCATACAGTGaaataaaaatcttgttttttagTATTAGGTAATTTctccacattattattttttcttcaaaatcttCACCATTCTGAGTCTTACCATGACAACAGTTTTGAATATTAACAGCCTCAATTCTGTTACTGCACTGATCATTTTTCCATCTACAGCACAAGCACCAGCCTGTAGGTTCTATGATTTTTAGTTGTTTCTTTTAAAATCCCTTGTTTCTTGATGCACCAATATTATGTTCTATGTATGAAGACATTTCTTGTTTGCTGCAAGTCTTTATATGTCATAGAAATCCTCTTTTCAGATACTGCACAGCACTGCACAATGCTCCTTGCACTCCTTTAGGTTGTGTAGAAGTTATTGCACTGTGTATGtcctcatgtgtatatatacttttatgtctTCAGTTTTAACCAGTAGATTAGGTCAAGACTGAGCACTgactatttattttacatatatgtataaaggaaTATTTAATTTTGAGTTTTCTCAGAAAATGCTTTCTGTGCATCAGAAATGCACAGTAAGATTTAGAATGCAAGCACTTTTGATGTGAGTACATGCAGACATTATGAGATTTTATGTTATAAAAGTATTTTATGGGGGACGACCATACTTTTAAGCTCAAGACAAGCTATAATGTCCTACTTACCCCCAGAAGGCCTCCAACCCCATCACTCCAACCACGTTGAGACGTTAAACTTTATTTGAATTATATTTCTAAAGCATCTCCAACCTTGCAGGCGTCATTTGAGCAGGAGAATAACATGGGTGCAGAAGGAGTGCGACcccatatcatcatcatgctGACTGATGGACAGGCCACTGTGGGCTTCAAACATCCAGAAACAATATTGAAGAATGTGAGGGAGAGGAACAAGGAACGAGCATCCATATTTTGCCTTGGCTTTGGCAAGGAAGCTGATATGAATTTGCTAGAAAGAATAGCACATCAAGTAAGTATTTTCTGagatattctttgtttttttagccAAATATGAAAATTGGTAATTAAAAGTTGTTTTGCACAATGCAAAGTTTGCacatttctatttatatgttttgtttctaaacattttttttctggattacACTGTTACCTGTAAAAGTAGATCCtgggatattattattaacatccaccccccaaaaaaaaattcccaaagcagTTGTAAAATTAGTAGTGTTGAAAACAACTGCTAGATTTGATTTAGTGTAAAATACTTTATTGATGGGTCTATTTTAGGATTCTACATTTGAATAAAGAAATGCAAAGGAAGTGTATGTTCTGTTATATTGATATAATCAGAAAATGCagaatattcttttcttttcttctttaaatatgtgcatatatatatacatacatatatatatatatatatatacatatatatatatatatatatatatatatatatatatatatacacagaagcgTGACACATGTATCTTTGTAAATTTCATATTGCAACATCTCTCCCAAGTTTTTATGTTATTGCCAACTTTATGCCAATATATCAAGCCTGagatattaataagatattatcTATGCTCCAGTCTTTGCTTGTTCAAATGCCAGTAAGTATTTAGAAACATTTAGGGACATTTGAAACtagtaatatcttttattataagtCCTAAAATGTAAGTATAAATTTTAgtaagttttattttcattatttcattcattttcacaTAAATGTTACCAGAAAAGTCATAACATCAAATGTTTCTGTTCatttaaaaatagattaattacatattttactCGTTTTCTAGAACCAGGGTAGTGCTCGcaaaatctatgaagatgctgatgCTGCAGAACAGCTAAAGGGATTCTACCAGGAGCTGTCTACACCCCTTCTCTTGGATGTGCAGTTTAGCTATTCTGATGATGCCGTTCAGATGAATTCTCTTAGCAGCACCCACTTCTACAACTACTTCCAAgtatgatgttttatatatatatatatatatatatatatatatatatatatatatatatatatatatatatatatatatatatatacttttttttcagtatGTTTGGTTTAAGGAGTACCATTTGATGGGGAAATTGAAACCGATTATCTTGAATTTTAATTCAGATTGGATTTTGTCTTTCAAAATTTTAGCATATAAAATCAAATTATGCAATAGATATCTCAAAGTAGTTTTGATAAAGAACATCTTTGTAAGAAATCATTTCTGGgataattttttcataataattttttggtttacttttgttaatatgcttttttttctctccttccaatgAGAGGAGTAGCACCTCTTAGGATAGGATTTAGTTTAGTGATCAGCATCCTTATTGGTAAAAATGCTAGCATATTATACATTTCAAAGATGAATAAATATCCAGAATAGGACCATGCAACAGTAGGGAAAAATGAAGGCAATGGCTATAAAAGAATACTTAATTAGTACTGTTAGGCacgaaaagtactctgcaaaaagCAGGGCAAGCCTGCAATCCCTTTTTAGTCTTCAAATATACACCCAATAATGTGGCCTCTGAACTTTATATGGACAATATAAACGTCTACTGTGGCAAAATAGAATGTGTCAACCAGGGGTGTCAATtggggagggcaaaggggggggcaGTTCCCTGTTTATCGCCCACAAGGACTGCCATGCTCCCCCAAAGTGCCACAATTTTTAACTTGTTTtactaaattacatatatacaggtcCTATTATAGCATAGAAATACCcctaaaaaaactcattttttctcaatttttgttCACATTGGCAAcccacccttgccccccccccccaagaaaaagctgaaatgatgcCCCAGTTGCCAATAtcactctataaaaaaaaagtccaataTCTCTATTATAAGAAATGTACATTATAGAGGTTTGTTGGCTTATCCTATTCTGGACAATTaccaaaatgttaaaatatacattGTTTCTTATCATAAGACATTACTATagttttgttttaatcattaggGTTATAAGATAAACAGATACTTTCATCCATCAGTAATTCCTGTCTCTAAAAGTAAGCTGATTTTCACTTTATCTTATAGGGCACAGAACTGGTAGTGACAGGACAAACAGAATTAGACAATTTGAGTGGGATAAAAGCCAACATCACTGGACAAGGAAGGAATGGACATTTCTTCATGGGTGTAACAGGCTGGAATACAGTCAATCCGCCTGATAAGCACCTTCTTTCACACTTGCATCTTGCCCCTACACCAAAGAACTTCATTGAAAGGTTATGGGCGTTCCTGAAAGTAAAGGTATGATATAAAATGGATTTTGTGCCCTTTTTCCTTTGTATTAGGGTATGTTCTAACCTGCtctataatatgatttatagattttgtaattttgtgataTCCAACTTCATATTAGAAAATATTCTGTCTAATTTATTCTTGTATATAGGATCTTCTTAATGAAGTAAAAGCAGCCAAAGGAAACCATGAGAAAACTTCAGCACAGAGAAAGGCTTTGAAAATAGCTCTTGAGGTAAAGATTACAAAAATTACTTAATCTTTTTGTTACTTGGTTATTTCACTTATACTGTTCTCTTCAGTATTTAAGAAGATATTAGCAACTCTTCTTTGTGTTCCTATTAATAGTTAGTGCTTTTCTATCATATAAGTTTTTGGCCAGTTTTAATTACAAATTATATTTGCTGTACTTCTTGTATTCACTGATCTACTGATACCCCATGTAACTTCCAACTTAGCAAAGAAGACTagattacaatattttttcttatactcaTTTTTATTTCCAGCACCATTTTGTTACTCCACTGACATCGTTGGTGGTAGTACAACCAGATCAAGAGAACTGTAaggattatgaggatgatgacgaggaagaggaaaaagaagaagaaggcactCTTGATCAAACAGCAATTACGAAAGCAGATGATAATTCATCCCTCTCTGATTCCTTGGATACACAGGACTCAGTTGTCAGAACATTTGATCCTGCCTCCATTCAGGTAAAAGAATTCAATTTACTATGGAGACTGGCAGCATTTTGTACTGGAGCTAGATTTGCTAAGAAATACCAAGAGTTGTTTTGTTTGACCAAGATTTTCACTTAGCTATAGAGATTGGATTAAATGGCTGGAATTGATGATGCCTTCTATCACTAGTATTGTGATGTAACTTATCAAATAGCtatgattaatatttttcaaTGGATGAACAATAGGAATATTCTTCAGTTTATATAGATCTAaggttcttttttatctgttgctTCTTAATGGAACGGAAAGatagtatattttacatatttaggaAACAGATTTGGTGGACATTAATGATGAATTTGATTTCAGAGTTGTgatacaatttattattataaaagatgtattttcagttgtttttttcattgaaaatttaaatcccacATCTTTTAATGACAGAACACTAATTGTAGGAAATGTATGAATATTACCTATTCATATGATATGTATGTCATTCATAACCTAATATCTGATAgaatttaaaattgttaaaagtaaaattaaagatGAGATGGTTATTTCATAACACGCTCTACATAATTTACTCTTCATTTTGAGATCATTTGATATTACAGCTAGTACAAATGCCATAAAGtgatttgaattaaaaaaaaaaaaaaagttcaaactaACAATATCCCATTATATATGATGACACAATTTACAGCAACTGAAGCTAAATCACTACAGAGTGCCAAGGATAGAATATTTAGAAATGTATTACAGTATAACAGAAATTATATAAGTGCTTTGTTTCTGAGTTTTTCTTGACATACTCTTGTATTTTTCAGGTTGTCAGTAATGATGAAGACTGGCATTCGGTGGATTACGAGCAAGCTAGCCAGGAAAAATCACATTATGCTATTAGTGCTTGGGGAGGATCAAGTGCAAATCATCCTTCAGTCGTACTGTTGATGATAACCATGATTTTACTTGCCAGCATTTTCTCAAGTCAGGTAAGAAATCCTGAATGATGTAATGTGTTTAATTTTGAAGATGTTTTGGTTATTTCAtcatttaagttttattttctaaTGAGTTTCTTACAGGACAGTATTGGTTCTAAAACACAAAACTTAGTTCCAAGTGCACAGTAGCTTGACAGTGATCCAATAATAATCAGAGGAGATAGAACTATTTATACCATCCTGTATAGCTATATTCCACATGGAATATTAATGTTTTTGGTATTCAATGAATTATAAAACTGGTGGTTTCTCTGCTGTCAACTTATTCTAATTGATTTTGAAACTGGTTAAACATAGAGAAGATGCCTAaattggcatgtgtgtgtgtgtgtgtgaatgtgtgtgtgtgtgtgtgtgtgtgtgtgtgtgtgtgtgtgaatgtgtgtgtgtgtgtttgtgtgtttgtgagtgtgtgcttgtgtgtgtgtgtgtgtgcttgtgtgtgtgtgtgtttgtgtgtttgtgtgtttgtgtgtgtgtgtgtgtgtgtgtgtgtgtgtgtgtgtgtgtgtggtgtgtgtttgtgcgtgcatgtctctctctctctctctctctctctctctctctctctctctctctctctctctctctcgtctcgtctctctctctctctcgctctctctctctctctctctcgctctctctccccctcctctctcctctctctctctctctctctctctctcctctctctcctctctctctctctctctctcttctctctctctctctctctctctctctctctctctctctctctatctctctatctctatatatatatatatatatatatatatatatatatatatatatatatatatatatatattatgttgtgtgagttgtgtgtgtgtggtgtgtgttgtgtgtgtgtgttgtgtgtgttgtgtgtgtgtggtgtgtgtgtgtgtgtgtgtgtgtgttgtgtgtgtgtgtgtgtgtggtgtgtggtgtgtgtgtgtgtggtgtgtgtgtgtgtgtgagtgagtggtgtggtggtgtgtggtggtggtgtgtggtgtgtgtgtgtgtgtgtgtgtgtgtgtgtgtgtgtgtgtgttgtgtgtgttttattatatatatatatatatatatatatttatatatatatatatatatattaatatatataactttattttatttagttgtgttagtttatttatcattaattgtattatatttatttattattcattcatttatatgtaaaaatatcaaAGCACACTTTAGATTTCTAGTATATATAGTTGtggtatagttttttttccatcttagaTTTTGGCTAAGAAATAGCTTATGAAGCCATATTTGTTCAGTGATTTTCTCAATAGTAGATGGTCACAATTATATGTTAATACAAAGTTAATCAAtagattctttttcatttttttcaaacctCAGTTCATGGGTTTGTATACACTATAATTTACTCTTAATTAGATTATTTAAATAAGATAGAATAAGAGGTACAGTCATAATGTGTAAGGAGcagttgtatgtttgtttgtttttttctttttgtttaatatatttggttaaattttaaaacacctgCAGTGACTTGAATATTGGAATTCTGTTCTcacaactttattattttatccaaaCCACCTGAAATCAGCTGTGATCTGTGATGGATGGCCTACAGTTTGTAGTTCAATATACAATGGTGCATCTTCAAGTGATTACCACAGCCTCTATGTTGCAAACTCCAGCATGTATATTTTTGACTGGCTTTTTATTTGAGGGCTGGTGATTGGCACACAGGTGTTTTCTAAAGGTTTACCTTgtcttttgtgtatgttttattttaacttttgttCAGCCCTATACATCTTTGATACTTTCTAAGTATCCAAGGATGATTTTAGTTGAAAAATATCAGTTTGCTGCATACTGCTTTGTATTGTATTCCAACTAAACTTAATTCAAACCAAAAGA encodes the following:
- the LOC119574256 gene encoding inter-alpha-trypsin inhibitor heavy chain H4-like; protein product: MLVDVTIHETRDISVLSVKKVPGGVSFRDAVTEWREGGKTARLQYDPDRELMPKDGVIHGQLEVHYDVQRALDAGDIQIEDGYFVHFFAPIDLQFTPKHITFLIDTSQSMLGHKLVQVKDALRHILTDLNAGDTFNIIHFSSASYKLGTMRYTGTAVRKAKKFINSLHARGGTNINDGLRASFEQENNMGAEGVRPHIIIMLTDGQATVGFKHPETILKNVRERNKERASIFCLGFGKEADMNLLERIAHQNQGSARKIYEDADAAEQLKGFYQELSTPLLLDVQFSYSDDAVQMNSLSSTHFYNYFQGTELVVTGQTELDNLSGIKANITGQGRNGHFFMGVTGWNTVNPPDKHLLSHLHLAPTPKNFIERLWAFLKVKDLLNEVKAAKGNHEKTSAQRKALKIALEHHFVTPLTSLVVVQPDQENCKDYEDDDEEEEKEEEGTLDQTAITKADDNSSLSDSLDTQDSVVRTFDPASIQVVSNDEDWHSVDYEQASQEKSHYAISAWGGSSANHPSVVLLMITMILLASIFSSQTSGLRVHLPGK